TGTCGGAAAGGCATAATTTTACTTCAACATTATCATTTTGTTTGTTTTATAGTAGCTCGGTTTTTTAGCTGATAGAAATAAACTCCCGAGGCCTTTGGAAAAGCATCCCATATGAATGTGTGATAGCCTGCTTGATATTATTGAGAGAGAACTTTCAAACCCAGAAGAGAGTGTAAAAGATTTTGCCTAAACTTCTAATACAAAAATCCTACCAAATATAAAGGAATTACATTGGCGAATCCATCCAATTGATCGTCTCTGAAAATATACCCATTTTCTATATCAATAATCTGTTTACGTGTTTTGCTTCTGCCACCGATTTCCACTTCAATAATGTGTTTTGGTTTAAGTTCGATGGAATAATCTACTAACTGGGAAGAATAGATAGGATAATCACCTTTGATCTGAGAAACAAAAAAAGCTTCCCGCAGATTTCCAATTTCAACTTCATGTTTCCAAAGTTCGTTGCTGACCGCAAAATAGAGATTAGGATTTGATAGAAAAATCCTGGAATTCTTTAATGATCGAATAGATGCAGATTTACGTTTTACAATATTGATAAGATCAGATCGAGACAGTAAATCAAAGAAGCTATACAAGATCTCTTTGGGAATATCCAACTCACTGCAAATCGAACCAATATTAATGGTGGGAATCCTGGAAATTGCCAGATAAGCAATGAGTTTCTTCAGCGTTATCTGTGAAGTGCTACGAATATCTTTTAAAGCAGGTACATCTTCGTAAATTGTTTTATCGAGCAAGTTATGCAGTGTTAATTGATATTCATCCTCACTCATAATGTCAAAGAAAGGATAATACCCGAACTGCATATATTCTTTGAAATGCTGCAAAATCTTAGGACTCAATTTTTGCAATTCTGAGCTGATTTTAAGGTGATCCAAAAGCAATTCTTCCAGCCTAAACGATGAAA
The window above is part of the Candidatus Cloacimonadota bacterium genome. Proteins encoded here:
- a CDS encoding AAA family ATPase, producing the protein MKIELNELFSIQKKLISHVTLGFKRYLYSTINWDSRMITITGARGTGKTTLVLQHLKEEYGSVDRCLYISADNPLVLRNGIYDTANEYFKFYGDAVIIDEVHKQANWAMEAKALYDAHPDKKIILLGSSKLNILNQKGDLSRRTLIYNLEGLSFREFLGMKYKVKFSSFRLEELLLDHLKISSELQKLSPKILQHFKEYMQFGYYPFFDIMSEDEYQLTLHNLLDKTIYEDVPALKDIRSTSQITLKKLIAYLAISRIPTINIGSICSELDIPKEILYSFFDLLSRSDLINIVKRKSASIRSLKNSRIFLSNPNLYFAVSNELWKHEVEIGNLREAFFVSQIKGDYPIYSSQLVDYSIELKPKHIIEVEIGGRSKTRKQIIDIENGYIFRDDQLDGFANVIPLYLVGFLY